The Amycolatopsis methanolica 239 nucleotide sequence CGTTGACGCCGACGATGTCCAGCCCGAAGCGCCGCAGGTCGGTGGGCGCGCCCGCCTCGCCGGTCACGGTGGCACGCACGACGTCCAGCGGGACGCGCCCGCACGGGTCCTTCGCCGACACCGGCGCGTGCCCGTCCGGCCGCCGGACCAGGCCCGGCCCCTCCCGCCACACGCCGGGGATCAGCAGCGGCTGGAACGGGGCGCGCAGGAAGTCGCGGTCCCAGAACGTGATGGTGGTGCCGTCAGCGGTCTCGTGCGCGATCGCCCACGCGTTCAGCGCGTCGATCCACATCAGGTCCGCGCTGAACGCGTCGACCAGCGACTTGGTGCGCGGCGCGTTCGTGCCGGCGACCGCGGCGAACCCGGCCTCCCCCAGCGCTTCTACGCCGCTGCCGAACGCCGGGTCCTTCGACCGCAGCACGAACTGGCCCGCGCCGTTCCAGCCGGCGGCGAGGCCGGTGGTGTCGGTGAACATCAGGTAGAACCAGCCGTCGAGGTACACCGCGGCGGGCTGGCCCGCGCCGTAGAGGTTCTCACGGTGGGTGTCGTGGGCGGGGTCGACGATGGGCCTGCCGCCGTTCGCGCGCTGCCAGGTGATCCCGTCGGTGCTGGTCGCCAGGCCGATGGAGTTGCCGAGCGCGTGGTCGCCCGCCGCGCCGGTGTAGTACTGGTAGTAGGTCCCGTCGACGCGGATCACTGACGGGTCGCAGGCGTGCGCGCCGTCGAACTGGCCGGGGTTGCCGGACAGCACGGCGGGCGGCACGGATCCGCCGGGGCCGGTGAACGGCCCGTCCAGCGAGGCGGACTCGGCGTACAGGATGTCGTCGCCGGGCGGCGGCGAGCCGGGGTACTGGCTGCACCACCACATCCGGCTGGTGGGGCCGTCGGCCATCAGTGTGGGGCCGTAGTTGTAGGGCGCGCCGGGGCCGCCGGCCGCGACGACGCCGGGGCTTTCGCGCGGCGTGTCGGTCTTGAGCTGGACCTCGGCGGGCGTGGCGGTGGTGGTCTCCGGCTGGGCGCCGCCGACGACGCCCTTCCCGGCGCCCTCGGCCTGCGGCGGCACGCTGCCGGTGCACCCGGCCAGTGCGGAGACGGCGAGCACCGCGGCCAGCATCGCGCCGAGCACCCTGCGTCTGCCCACCCGTCGTCCTTCCGTTTCGCCAGCAAGCTCAGTGTAGAGACTGATTAACCCGGTCGAGTGACACCCGGGGATTCGGCGACCAGTTCGAGTTCGAAGCCGTCGGCGTTCCCCAGATACGCGGCGTGATGATCAGGGCCGCCGGCGTGCGGGTAGCGGTCGGCGAACAGCGGGCGCCAGCCGTGCGCGAGCGCGGCTTCCGCGAGCTGGTCGACGCGTTCGGGCGGGCCGGCGTGCAGCGCCAGGTGGTTGAGGCCCGGCGCGCGGCGGCCGTGCGTGGCGGCGGTGAGCGCCGGGACTGCTCGACGACGAGGTACCCCGCGCCGAGTTTCCAGCTGACGCCGTCGCGCCAGCGCTGGTGTTCCTGCCAGCCGAGTTCGGCGAGGAGCCAGCCGAAGCTCTCCTCGGCGCGCGCGAGGTCGGGCACCCACAGCTCGACGTGGTGCCACTGCCCGAGGGTGGTGGGCAGCGCGACGAACACGCGGTGCGGCCCGCCGTAGTGCTCGCCGCCGCCGACGTCGGTGAAACCCAGGCGGTGCACCAGTTTCCGGCTGGCCACATTGGACTCGTGGACGAGCGCCCACACGGCGGGCAGCCCGAGCGCGGCGAAGGCGTGGCGCGGCAGCGCGGCCGCCGCCTCGGTCGACAGTCCCTGGCCGCCGTGGGCGGGGTCGAGGAAGTACCCGATCTCCACGAGGTCGCCGGACAGCTCGGCCGAGGGCCGCAGGTGCGCCAGTCCGATGACGTCGCCGTCGCGCTCGACGACCCAGTGGCCCGTGCCGTCCGGCCCGGTGCAGGCGAGGCGCCGCTCGACCGAGGCCCGGCACTGGTCCGGGTCGCCGAGGTCGGCGGCGAGGAAGCGGCTCGTGTCCGGGCCGGCGAAGACCCGGACGATCGCTTCGGTGTCGGCGGGTTCGAGGCCTCGCAGGCGCAGCCGGGCGGTTCTGAGGTCGGGGACGGTCATCCGGCGTTGGCGGCGAGCCAGCGCAGGGCGAGCGGGTAGCCGTCGACACCGAGCCCGGCGATGACGGCCGTGGCGATGTCGGAGAGCACGCTGTGGTGGCGGAACGCCTCGCGCTTGTGCACGTTGGAGATATGCAGCTCGATGAGCGGTGCGGCGAGCTGGGCGGCAGCGTCCCGCACGGCGATCGAGTAGTGCGTCCAGGCGCCCGCGTTGAGCACCACGGGGTTCCTACCGTCGGCGGCTTCGTGGAGCCAGCCGACCATCTCGCCCTCGTGGTCGGTCTGCCGGACCTCGACGTCGATGCCCAGTTCGCCGCCGGTCTTGACGCACAGCTCCGCGAGGTCGGCATGGGTGGTGGAGCCGTAGACGGCGGGCTCCCGCTTCCCGAGGCGGCCGAGGTTGGGGCCGTTGAGCACGAAGACCTTCACAGCAGCACCCTCCCCCCGTCGGACTGACGCGGGCCGGCGACCGCCGAGTACGCCGCGGCCAGCAGGGCCGGATCGGGGCCTTCGAGGCGCCCCGGTTTGGCCAGGCCGTCGAGGACGACGAAGCGGAGGACGCCGGACCGGGTTTTCTTGTCCTTGCGCATGGAGTCGATCAGCTGCGGCAGGGCGTCCGGGTCGTACTTGGTGGGCAGGCCGAGCAGTTCGAGGATGCGGGCGTGCCGTTCGGCGGTCTCGTCGTCGAGCCGCCCGGCGAGGCGGGCCAGCTCGGCGGCGAACACCAGGCCGACGCTGACCGCCGCGCCGTGGCGCCAGCGGTAGCGCTCGCGGCGCTCGATGGCGTGGCCGAGGGTGTGCCCGTAGTTGAGGATCTCGCGCAGGTCGGACTCGCGCAGGTCGGCGGCCACGACGTCGGCCTTGACCTGGATCGAGCGGCGCACCAGCTCGCCGAGGACGCCGCCGGCAGGGTCCGTCGCCGCCTCGGGGTCGGCTTCGATGAGCTCGAGGATGCGGGGGTCGGCGATGAAGCCGGCCTTGACGACCTCGGCCATGCCGGCGATCAGTTCGTTGCGCGGCAGCGTCTCCAGGGTGGCGAGGTCGACCAGGACGGCGCTGGGCTCGTGGAAGACGCCGACCAGGTTCTTACCCGCGTCGGTGTTGATGCCGGTCTTGCCGCCGACGGCGGCGTCGACCATGCCGAGCAGCGTGCTCGGCACGTTGACCAGGCGGACGCCGCGCATCCAGGTGCCCGCGACGAACCCGGCGAGGTCGGTGACCGCTCCCCCGCCGAGGCCGATGACGACGCCCTGGCGGTCCAGGCCGATGCGGCCGAGGACCTCCCAGCAGAACCCGGCGACGGACAGCGCCTTGCCGTCCTCGGCGTCGGGGATCTCGACGCGGTGGGCGTCCAGCCCGGCGGCGTTGAGTTCGTCGCGCACGGCTTCGGCCGTGGTGGTGAGCGTGGGCTGGTGGATGATCGCCACGCTGGAGGCGCCCTTGACGGCCTCGGTGAGTTCGCCGAGCAGGCCGCGGCCGACGACGACCGGGTACGGCCGGGCGGTGCGGACCTCGATCCGGACCGGGTCGGTCACTGGGTCTCCTCCAGGGCTAGTTCGCGGGCGATGGCGTCGACGATCTCGGCCGGGGTGCGGTCGTCGGTGGACACCTCGATCGTGGCGACCGAGCGGTAGACCGGCAGCCGCGCTTCGAGCAGCGAGCGGTAGGTGGCGCGCGGGTTGACCCCGGCGAGCAGCGGGCGCGCGGTGGACAGGCCGACGCGTTGCACACCCGCGGCGAAGCCGACGTTGAGGAAGACCACCGGGTGGCCGACCAGGCGCTTCTGGGTGCCCTCGGCGAGGACCGCGCCGCCGCCGACGGAGAGCACCCCGTCGTGCTCGGCGAGCGCTTCGGCGATCACTTCCTCTTCGAGCGCGCGGAAGGCCGGCTCGCCGTCCTCGGCGAAGATCTCCGCGATGGGACGGCCGGCGCGGGCGACGATGTCGTCGTCGCTGTCGCGGAACGGCACGCCGAGGCGCTGCGCGAGCAGCGGCCCGACGGTGCTCTTGCCGGACCCGGGCGGGCCCGCGATCACGATGCAGGGAGGTTGGCCCACCGTTCCTCCAGTGCCGCGAGGTAGGACTCGGCGTTGCGCTTGGTCTCGGCCAGCGAGTCGCCGCCGAACTTCTCCAGTGCCGCGTCGGCGAGCACGAGCGCCACGACGGATTCCAGGACGACCCCGGCGCGGGGCACCGCGCACACGTCGGAGCGCTGGTGGATCGCGACGGCGGGTTCTCCGGTGACGACGTCCACAGTGGACAGCGCACGCGGGACGGTGGAGATGGGCTTCATCGCGACGCGCACGCGGACAGGCTCGCCGTTGGTGATGCCGCCCTCGAGGCCGCCGGCGCGGTTGGACCGGCGGGTGACGCCGACCGGGCCGGTGCCGCGGTCGATCTCGTCGTGGGCCTTGCTGCCCCAGCGGCGGGCGGTGGTGAAGCCGTCGCCGACCTCGACGCCCTTCATGGCCTGGACGCCCATGAGCGCGCCGGCGAGGCGCGCGTCGAGGCGGCGGTCCCAGTGGACGTGGGAGCCGAGCCCCGGCGGCAGCCCGTAGGCGATGACCTCGATGACGCCGCCGACGGTGTCACCGGCCTGGCGGACGGCGTCGACCTCGGCGATCATGGCGTCGGTGGCTTCCTGGCCGAACGCGCGGACCGGGGACTCGTCGACCGCGGCGAGGTCGGCGGGCCCGGGCAGCGGCCCGTCGGGCGCGACGGCCCCGCCGATGGAGACGACGTGGCTCACGATTTCCGCGCCGAGCAGCTGGCGGAGGAAGTTCCGGGCGACGGTGCCCAGTGCCGTGCGGGAGGCCGTCTCGCGGGCGCTGGCGCGCTCCAGCACGGGGCGGGCCTCGTCGAAGCCGTACTTCTGCATGCCGGGCAGGTCGGCGTGGCCCGGGCGGGGGCGGGTGAGCGGCTCGTTGCGGGCGAGGCCCTCGAGCTCGGCCGGGTCCACCGGGTCGGCCGACATGACCTTCTCCCACTTGGGCCACTCGGCGTTCTCGATGTGCACCGCGACCGGTCCGCCCTGGGTGACGCCGTGCCGGACGCCGCCGAGGAACTCGATGTGGTCGGTCTCGAAGCCCATGCGGGGGCTGCGGCCGAACCCGAGCCGCCTGCGCGCGAGCTGCTCGCTCACGTCGGCGGTGGTGACCTCGACCCCGGCCACCATCCCTTCGAGCACGGCCGCGAGGGCCGGACCGTGCGATTCACCAGCGGTTATCCAGCGCAGTACCACCAGACGATCCTGTCATGACGGTTGTCGCCCGGTTCAGGCGGCTCCGGCGGGCGGGGACACACCCGCGAGCGGCGCGCGCCGGGGCGGGGTTGATGTGGTCCGCCCGCTGGTCGTGCCCGTGGATCCTGGGTGGGGCGCGACGCCCACGGCTGCCCGAGCGCGACGCAGCGCCAGTGGCCACCCGAGCGTGGCGCGGCGCCGGAGGCTGACCGGGGTGACGTGGCGCCCGTAACTGCCTGGGTGGGGCGCGACACCCACGGCTGCCCGAGCGCGACGCAGCGCCAGCGACTACCCGAGCGTGACGCAGCGCCAGCGGCTGCCTGGGCGTGCGGGGCCGACGGCTCCCCGGGCGAGGAGCGGCGCCCCTCGCTGCCCGGGCGTCGCTGGCTGCCCGACCTCGTCGCTCGCTCGGCTCCCGTGCGGTGCGCGCGGCCAGGCCACGCGAGCGCCATCCGCGGGAGCATGCGGGGCTCGCCGACGGTTGACAGCCGTGGCGGCGCGGGCGCTCGCTCGCCCGAGCGGGCCGGCGGGTCGCCGCCTGTGGCACCGGGGTTGCTCATCCCGGGCGGATCAGGACCAGCGCGGTGGCCGCCGCCAGCAGGCCGGGTCCGTGCGGCACCCCGTTCCGCCAGCGCCGGATCGCGGCCAGGACGGCTGTGACGAACGCGGCCAGCACGGTTGCCACCGGCAACGCGGCCCAGCCCACGGAGCCGAGCGCCGCGCCGAGGGCGCCGGCCAGCTTGACGTCACCGGCCCCCATGGCGTGCGGCGCCACGAGGTGGACCACCAGGTGCGCGCCCCCGAAGACGGCGGCCGCTCCGAGGGCCTTCGCCGGATCCGGCGCCACCGCGACGAGGAGCGGGTACGCGGGCAGCGTGAGCACGTCCGGCAGCCGCCGGTGGCGCAGATCCGCCGCGATCAACGGCACAGCGAGCGCGGCCAGCACGAACGCCGTCCAGGCGGGCGTCAGGACGGCGAGACCCGTCCAGGCCGCGCCGGTACCGAGCGCCACCACGGCGGCCGGCACCGGGGCTTCGGCTCTCCGGAGCAGGCTCGCCGTCCCGGCACCCACTGTCGTTCCGGCGGCGCCGACCACCGCCACGATTCCCCAGTTCACGAACTCAGACTGCGCCCCGGGCAGCGAAATGCCAAATCATGGCGCGCACGAAATTCCCACTCGCACGGTTCCCGTTGTGCGAGTGGGAATTTCGTGGCACACGAGAAGTCCCGGTCGCGAGAGCACGAGAATCCCAGTCGTCTGGCCGGATCGGGCGCGGTCGCACGAGTGGCCCACTCGTGCGGGTGTTGGCCCGCGTGAGAGGGCAGGTCATCGTCGCGCGAAGTTCCCACTCGCGCAGGGACGACAGGTAGTGAAGTGAGTGATTTGAGCGCGCCAGGAATTTGGCACGGACGTGGGTGAGTGAGGTGCGGCAGGAGATTTGGTGCGACAGGAAGGCGAGGCGCGACAAGACGCCGAGGCACGACACGACGCCAAGGTGTGAAAAGACGCCGAGGCGCGACAAGACACTGAGGCGGAGCAGGAGATTCAAGGCGCGTCGGTAACCTGAGGTGCGGCGGGAAATAGGGGCGGGGTGGAATTCAAGCGCGGCGGAACCTAGAGGCGCGGCAAGGAGCTTCGAGACACGATAGGGATCTGACTCCCGTCGGAACCCTCAAGCACGGCGGGGAGCTTCAGGCGCGGCGGTACCTTCAAGCGCGACGGAACCCTCAACGGCAGCAGGGAGCTTCGCCCCGCGATGGGAATTGACGCGCAGCGAGGAGATTCAGGCACGGGCACGGAGATCCGCGAGCGCGGCGCACCGCCTGACTCCCCTCACGGGTGCCACCGCAGCAGCGGCACCCCGCTCGTCGTCCGGATCTCCAGCGCCTTGATCTCCTCCGGCGGCAGGTCCGTGCCGACCGAGATGCGCGCGTCCCGGTCGGGGGTGGCGTTCCACGTCGCCAGTGGAGCGTCCGATCCGTCCGCCCGGATGGCCACCAGCAGGTACCCCGCGCCCTCGTAGGCGCCCCGGTAGCTGCACGACATGTCGACCCGGCTGCCGCCGGACACCGACGCCACCGCGGCCGTCGCCTGGACCGGGTACGCGCCCAGCGGGGTCATGGCCGTCCCGCCACCGCCGTCGGGCTGGGGCACGAATATCGCCGCCAGCACCGCCGCCGCCGCGGCCACCGCCACCCCGAACGTCGTCACCACCCGCCGCCGCCGGGCGCGGCGCACTCCGCGCAACAACGCCGGCAACAACCGGTCCGGTGGCGGCTCCCCCTCGACCATGTCCGGCGTCACCTGCGACAACAACCCGGGCAAGCCGGCCAGCTCGGCCACCGCAGCGGAACACCGCACACAGCCGCGCAGGTGCTCCTCGTATACCGCGCGGTCCTCCGGGGACAGGGCGCCCAGCACGTATGCCGCGTCGTAGGTCACGAACTCGTCGGGCTCGGTCACCGGGTCACCCCCTTCTCCTCAAGCGCGAGCTTCAGCGCCCGCAGCGCGTAGTGCGTCCGGGACTTGACCGTCCCGGCGGAAAT carries:
- a CDS encoding beta-xylosidase, with product MLAAVLAVSALAGCTGSVPPQAEGAGKGVVGGAQPETTTATPAEVQLKTDTPRESPGVVAAGGPGAPYNYGPTLMADGPTSRMWWCSQYPGSPPPGDDILYAESASLDGPFTGPGGSVPPAVLSGNPGQFDGAHACDPSVIRVDGTYYQYYTGAAGDHALGNSIGLATSTDGITWQRANGGRPIVDPAHDTHRENLYGAGQPAAVYLDGWFYLMFTDTTGLAAGWNGAGQFVLRSKDPAFGSGVEALGEAGFAAVAGTNAPRTKSLVDAFSADLMWIDALNAWAIAHETADGTTITFWDRDFLRAPFQPLLIPGVWREGPGLVRRPDGHAPVSAKDPCGRVPLDVVRATVTGEAGAPTDLRRFGLDIVGVNACADPQRALTVLDGFAMPSPVRTMDLVVSGQVVRIDRRSVAQELAGHVLDTRLDVLNQFPVAARLESGTRALRAAGLGVGFLLDDGRLYPVRRAEAVIANGSSTEDVTPAQWRGYPAGPALG
- a CDS encoding GNAT family N-acetyltransferase — translated: MTVPDLRTARLRLRGLEPADTEAIVRVFAGPDTSRFLAADLGDPDQCRASVERRLACTGPDGTGHWVVERDGDVIGLAHLRPSAELSGDLVEIGYFLDPAHGGQGLSTEAAAALPRHAFAALGLPAVWALVHESNVASRKLVHRLGFTDVGGGEHYGGPHRVFVALPTTLGQWHHVELWVPDLARAEESFGWLLAELGWQEHQRWRDGVSWKLGAGYLVVEQSRRSPPPRTAAARRASTTWRCTPARPNASTSSRKPRSRTAGARCSPTATRTPAALIITPRIWGTPTASNSNWSPNPRVSLDRVNQSLH
- the aroQ gene encoding type II 3-dehydroquinate dehydratase; amino-acid sequence: MKVFVLNGPNLGRLGKREPAVYGSTTHADLAELCVKTGGELGIDVEVRQTDHEGEMVGWLHEAADGRNPVVLNAGAWTHYSIAVRDAAAQLAAPLIELHISNVHKREAFRHHSVLSDIATAVIAGLGVDGYPLALRWLAANAG
- the aroB gene encoding 3-dehydroquinate synthase; translated protein: MTDPVRIEVRTARPYPVVVGRGLLGELTEAVKGASSVAIIHQPTLTTTAEAVRDELNAAGLDAHRVEIPDAEDGKALSVAGFCWEVLGRIGLDRQGVVIGLGGGAVTDLAGFVAGTWMRGVRLVNVPSTLLGMVDAAVGGKTGINTDAGKNLVGVFHEPSAVLVDLATLETLPRNELIAGMAEVVKAGFIADPRILELIEADPEAATDPAGGVLGELVRRSIQVKADVVAADLRESDLREILNYGHTLGHAIERRERYRWRHGAAVSVGLVFAAELARLAGRLDDETAERHARILELLGLPTKYDPDALPQLIDSMRKDKKTRSGVLRFVVLDGLAKPGRLEGPDPALLAAAYSAVAGPRQSDGGRVLL
- a CDS encoding shikimate kinase → MIAGPPGSGKSTVGPLLAQRLGVPFRDSDDDIVARAGRPIAEIFAEDGEPAFRALEEEVIAEALAEHDGVLSVGGGAVLAEGTQKRLVGHPVVFLNVGFAAGVQRVGLSTARPLLAGVNPRATYRSLLEARLPVYRSVATIEVSTDDRTPAEIVDAIARELALEETQ
- the aroC gene encoding chorismate synthase, with protein sequence MVVLRWITAGESHGPALAAVLEGMVAGVEVTTADVSEQLARRRLGFGRSPRMGFETDHIEFLGGVRHGVTQGGPVAVHIENAEWPKWEKVMSADPVDPAELEGLARNEPLTRPRPGHADLPGMQKYGFDEARPVLERASARETASRTALGTVARNFLRQLLGAEIVSHVVSIGGAVAPDGPLPGPADLAAVDESPVRAFGQEATDAMIAEVDAVRQAGDTVGGVIEVIAYGLPPGLGSHVHWDRRLDARLAGALMGVQAMKGVEVGDGFTTARRWGSKAHDEIDRGTGPVGVTRRSNRAGGLEGGITNGEPVRVRVAMKPISTVPRALSTVDVVTGEPAVAIHQRSDVCAVPRAGVVLESVVALVLADAALEKFGGDSLAETKRNAESYLAALEERWANLPAS
- a CDS encoding prepilin peptidase, which translates into the protein MPAAVVALGTGAAWTGLAVLTPAWTAFVLAALAVPLIAADLRHRRLPDVLTLPAYPLLVAVAPDPAKALGAAAVFGGAHLVVHLVAPHAMGAGDVKLAGALGAALGSVGWAALPVATVLAAFVTAVLAAIRRWRNGVPHGPGLLAAATALVLIRPG
- a CDS encoding anti-sigma factor family protein yields the protein MTEPDEFVTYDAAYVLGALSPEDRAVYEEHLRGCVRCSAAVAELAGLPGLLSQVTPDMVEGEPPPDRLLPALLRGVRRARRRRVVTTFGVAVAAAAAVLAAIFVPQPDGGGGTAMTPLGAYPVQATAAVASVSGGSRVDMSCSYRGAYEGAGYLLVAIRADGSDAPLATWNATPDRDARISVGTDLPPEEIKALEIRTTSGVPLLRWHP